The DNA region TGCGAACAACTGGCATAAAATAATATCGAAAAAAGGGCTATCCATGCCATGAACAAGATGGAGTGGGTCAACCAGGAGATCTCTGATCTCAAATCTAGCGGCAGATATGTGCCCATAAGAGTTTTGCAGGGTGCTCAGGGTGCATGGGTCAAGATTGATGGCATAAAAAAACTGAATATGTGTTCTAACAACTATCTAGGGCTTGCCGATCATCCAGAAACCGTGAAAAGTGCCATGGATGCTCTCAAGGAATATGGAGTTGGTGCAGGAGCGGTTAGATCCATTGCAGGAACAGGTGAAATCCATATCGCTCTCGAAAAGAAAGTGGCAGCTTTCAAGCATATGCAATCATCCGTCGTTTTCCAGGGAGGATTGCTCGCCAACACCGGCACCATACCAGTGCTGGTTGGAAAGGATGATGTAGTGTTCAGCGAGGAGCTTAACCACGCAAGCATAATAGATGGTGTCCGGCTTAGTTCTGCAAAGAGAGTCGTGTTCAAACATATGGATACAGAAGACTTAAGAAAACAACTTAGGGAGCACAGATCAGAGGGAAAACGTGCTCTCATAATAACAGACGGAGTTTTCAGCATGGATGGGGACATAGCACCCCTGCCAAAGATCGTGGAACTTGCAGAAGAATATGATGCCATGTCATATGTTGATGATGCCCACGGAGAGGGAGTTCTCGGAGACCACGGAAGAGGTATAGCCGATCATTTCCACCTGTCCTCGAAAATAGATGTGGAGATGGGCACCTTCTCAAAGGCACTTGGTGCAGTGGGAGGTTTTTCTGCGGGATCAGCACAGCTTACAGACCTTATAAAGCAGAAAGCCAGACCTTTCCTTTTCAGCAGCGCCATGAATCCGGTTGATGCGGCTGCCGTTCTTAGATCCATCGAAATACTCGAGAGTGACGACTCTCTGTTGAAGAGACTTTGGGACAATTCCACTTATCTCAAGAGTGGGCTTGCAGAACTGGGATTCAACACCGGAACAAGCAAGACGCCTATAACCCCTGTTATCGTTGGGGATGAAAAGAAGACCTTGGAACTCAGCAGGCAGCTTTTCGAAAACGAAAATGTCTTTGCCTCTCCCATAGTGTTCCCCACCGTTGCAAAGGGGACTTCTAGAATAAGGCTTATGCCATCTGCAGTGCACACAAAGGACGATCTCAATGTAGCTCTGGAAGCCTTCGCGAAGATTGGAAAAGGCCTAGGGATAATTGACTGACGCTTTTTCATGGATACTTTCAGTCCCTTCCTTTCGAGGGAGGTGGGTTTTGAAGTGTACAGGTTCCATGGAGACCTGGCGGAAGGTACAGTAATTGATCGCCCAAACAGGTTTATTGTCAATGTGGTCGGGCCCTCTGGGATTGTATACTGTCACCTTCACGATCCTGGTAGACTGGAGGAACTAATCTATCCAGGAAACAGAGTGCTGATAAGGGAGACCGTTGGCGTGAAAACCGATCATTCCATTACTGCAGCGCTGAATAACTCGAGATGGATCATAACAGATACGAGGATACATTCTGAAATTGCTTCAAAATTTCTCCCACCGGATGCGCAGCGTGAGGTCAAGCTTGGAAGGAAACGACTTGACTTCAAATCAGGAGAGTATTATATCGAGGTAAAGGGCTGCACACTAATGATCAGTGGAAAAGCAATGTTTCCGGACGCTCCAACCAAACGCGGCAGGGAGCATATGGATCTTCTTGCGCAACTTGCTGAAAATGGTCAAGGAGCAGTTGTCCTGATTCTTGTCATGCGTGATGACGTAACGTGCTTCGCACCAAACTGGAGAACAGATCCAGAGTTTACAGAAGCTTTCGAAAGGGCAATGAAGGCAGGAGTTGAAAGAAGGATTCTGACCTTCAGTCTGTCAGGAAATAGGGTTATTTTCAGAGGCGAAATTGGAATGTGCTAAAACTCATGCAGTTTTATTTGATCTGAATACATGGTGAACCATGGCATTTATAATACTGACAACTGTATCCAAAATGGCGGACGCTGAGAGAATTGCAGGAATAATGGTGGAAGAGAAACTCGCTGCGTGCGTGAATATTATGGAATCTATCAGGTCAGTATACAGATGGAAAGGCAGGATAGTGCGGGAAAATGAAATCATGCTAATAATTAAGACTTCGAGGGAAAGGTACAAACATGCCATGTTCAGGATAGCTGAGATCCACCCTTATGAATTGCCCGAAACTTTAGCCCTCGAAATATCCGAAGGAAGCTCGAAATACCTAAAATGGCTTGAGGACAGCACGGCGGTGCCGTAATAAAATGGTGAACAGGATCAACCGGAATAATATCCTGACAATTTACGAGAAGATCAGGGAACAGAGCCCCTCGCATCACTTTGAATTCAGTGATCCATTTTGGGTTCTAATCACAACCATTCTTTCCCATCGAACAAAAGATAAGGTGACGGACGCAGCATCCAGATCGCTATTCAATCGGTATCATGACGCCAGAGGCCTGTCAATTGCCAATTATGGGGAAGTGAGAGATCTCATCTCAAGAGTAGGTTTCAACAGGGCAAAGGCCCAGCGCGTCATCGATGCAGCCAGACTGGTTGAGGAGAAGTACGGCGGTAAAGTCCCTGGTGAAATGGAAAAATTGATGGAATTTCCCGGAGTCGGAAGGAAGACCGCAAATGTTGTACTCGCGGACTCTTTTGGAATACCAGCGATCGCAGTTGACACGCATGTCCAGAGGATAGCAACGCGCCTTGGGATCTCCAGATCAAAGGATCCGGCAGATACTGAGGAAGCATTGAGAAAGATTGTTCCAAAGGAAATCTGGATAGGTTTCAACCCCACACTGGTTGAATTTGGAAAACATATTTGCCGCCCCGTTGGACCGAGGTGCGAGGAATGCCGCATCAATCAGTATTGTGCGTATTACCTAGCCAAGACGAGGGGAAAGAGCAAAAAGCAGATCTCCGGTGCGAGTTCTCATCGTTGACGCAGATTGTGATCAATTACCGGGTTGTGGAAATTGGTGCAATCAATTATTATAGTCATTTTTATTATTATAATTATATGACGTATGAAGAAGATATCAAGGACAAAATCATCGCAAGCAGGAAAATGTCCGACGACGGTGACCTCGTCACCTATGATCTAACAAAGGGAATAGATTTTTCGAGACCAAAGGCCGTCGCGGAGGCCCTTTCCATGGCTTTCTTCGAGAAAGATGCAATTAACTGGTTCCAGGCTTCTGATGATAAAATAGACTTCAAACCAACGTATAAGGTCCGCTTTGTTATGGCAGAAGGCGATAACAAGAAACTGGAGGAAACAGTGGACGACTTCCTTAAAGATCTGAAAAGAAAGGAAATATATAATCACTTTGAGGATCAGGTTAAGAGGGATTCGGAAAGCGTAGGAAAAATGAGGGCGGCTATGGCTTCTGGCGTTATGAACAAACTTCTGGACAAGCATCTGAACGGCGGGCTTGACAGAAGTTATGTGGAAGATGATCTGCTCACAGATATTCTTGAGAAGATTGAGATACGGTCGCTTAACGACCGAGACCTGATGGACTGGGAACATCTCCCACTCTAAGTAAGACATTCCCTTATTGTCATCTTCTTCTCGCTCGGCCTTCCGGCTTTATGTAAAGACCCTAATGTGAGGATGGGCATGTTGTATGGTAAAACCCATAAGATTTTTAATGTAGTTGCTTATCTGCAGATACAAACGCGATTTCTATGAATAACAATGGAAACTATGATGTGGTAGTTGCTGGGGCAGGTCTGTCCGGAAACCTTGCAGCTACGATGGCTGCAAAAGCCGGCCTTAATGTGCTGATGGTTGACAGGAATCCGCAGGCTGAAGTTGGAAAGAAGACCATCTGGGGCTGGACGTGCGGTGATGCAGTGGCAGGAAGCCACATTGACTTTGTTACCAAAAAAACAGGAGCTTCATTTTCGTTCCCTGAACTCGACAGAAGGGTTGACGGAGTTTATGCCCTCTCACCCGACCTCGAGACTAAATTCATGTTTGAAGGTGTGGGTTTTACCCTTGATAGGCCGGAGTTCGAAGCAAAGCTGCTGCAACTGTCCCTTAAAAGCGGCGTCCACTACTTGCCTGAATTCGAGGTTGATGCCCCCGTTATTGAAAATAATTATGTAACTGGAATAAAGGGAAGGACAAAGGATAAGGAAATTAAAACGTTCACTGGAAAGATTGTGATTGATTCCCTTGGAGTATCCACCGTCATAAGGAGAAAACTTCCGGAAAATCCCTATGTGGACAGAACTGTGGATATCGATGACATTGAATCCACTGGTCGTTACATTTATGAATTTGAGCTTGACCATGAGGATCCCAGGTATTATGATCCCGATAATGCTCTGATCCATCTGAATACTGAACTTGCCCCCGGAGGATATGGATGGGTGTTCCCGAAAAGCGGAAACCGCATTAACATTGGGATTGGCGTTCAGAAGAGAAGCCTGGATCTGAGGAACAAAAAGACGGGAAGAAACGACAACCTTCAGACACTAATAGACAATTACGTAAAGTGGACCGGGGTTTTCAAGAATCTTAAACTATTCAACAAGAACAATAACGGAAAAGGGAACTGGTCAGTTGCAGTTCGCAGGCAGATGGAATCCCTTGTGTATAATGGCTACATGGGAACGGGAGACAGCATGGCAATGCCAAACCCGATAAGTGCAGGGGGTATAGGACCTGCGATGATCTCAGGTGTTCTTGCCGGAGAAAATGCCGTGAGGTCCATAGAATCTGGTGATGTCAGCCTAAGAGGATTGTGGAACTACAACATTGACTATAACAACGCTTATGGAAAAAGAACGGCAGGCATGGAGATATTCCGTATTTATCTGCAGTCTC from Thermoplasmataceae archaeon includes:
- a CDS encoding NAD(P)/FAD-dependent oxidoreductase produces the protein MNNNGNYDVVVAGAGLSGNLAATMAAKAGLNVLMVDRNPQAEVGKKTIWGWTCGDAVAGSHIDFVTKKTGASFSFPELDRRVDGVYALSPDLETKFMFEGVGFTLDRPEFEAKLLQLSLKSGVHYLPEFEVDAPVIENNYVTGIKGRTKDKEIKTFTGKIVIDSLGVSTVIRRKLPENPYVDRTVDIDDIESTGRYIYEFELDHEDPRYYDPDNALIHLNTELAPGGYGWVFPKSGNRINIGIGVQKRSLDLRNKKTGRNDNLQTLIDNYVKWTGVFKNLKLFNKNNNGKGNWSVAVRRQMESLVYNGYMGTGDSMAMPNPISAGGIGPAMISGVLAGENAVRSIESGDVSLRGLWNYNIDYNNAYGKRTAGMEIFRIYLQSLDNDILNYGMKNFLTRKEASDITLGLIPELSMAAKFKLVMKGARNISAFRNLIYAVKKMQLMNQIYDAYPKTPEEFLKWRPQVTEEIEEAKKRFPVT
- the sfsA gene encoding DNA/RNA nuclease SfsA, with the translated sequence MYRFHGDLAEGTVIDRPNRFIVNVVGPSGIVYCHLHDPGRLEELIYPGNRVLIRETVGVKTDHSITAALNNSRWIITDTRIHSEIASKFLPPDAQREVKLGRKRLDFKSGEYYIEVKGCTLMISGKAMFPDAPTKRGREHMDLLAQLAENGQGAVVLILVMRDDVTCFAPNWRTDPEFTEAFERAMKAGVERRILTFSLSGNRVIFRGEIGMC
- a CDS encoding glycine C-acetyltransferase gives rise to the protein MNKMEWVNQEISDLKSSGRYVPIRVLQGAQGAWVKIDGIKKLNMCSNNYLGLADHPETVKSAMDALKEYGVGAGAVRSIAGTGEIHIALEKKVAAFKHMQSSVVFQGGLLANTGTIPVLVGKDDVVFSEELNHASIIDGVRLSSAKRVVFKHMDTEDLRKQLREHRSEGKRALIITDGVFSMDGDIAPLPKIVELAEEYDAMSYVDDAHGEGVLGDHGRGIADHFHLSSKIDVEMGTFSKALGAVGGFSAGSAQLTDLIKQKARPFLFSSAMNPVDAAAVLRSIEILESDDSLLKRLWDNSTYLKSGLAELGFNTGTSKTPITPVIVGDEKKTLELSRQLFENENVFASPIVFPTVAKGTSRIRLMPSAVHTKDDLNVALEAFAKIGKGLGIID
- the nth gene encoding endonuclease III yields the protein MVNRINRNNILTIYEKIREQSPSHHFEFSDPFWVLITTILSHRTKDKVTDAASRSLFNRYHDARGLSIANYGEVRDLISRVGFNRAKAQRVIDAARLVEEKYGGKVPGEMEKLMEFPGVGRKTANVVLADSFGIPAIAVDTHVQRIATRLGISRSKDPADTEEALRKIVPKEIWIGFNPTLVEFGKHICRPVGPRCEECRINQYCAYYLAKTRGKSKKQISGASSHR
- the cutA gene encoding divalent-cation tolerance protein CutA, with the protein product MAFIILTTVSKMADAERIAGIMVEEKLAACVNIMESIRSVYRWKGRIVRENEIMLIIKTSRERYKHAMFRIAEIHPYELPETLALEISEGSSKYLKWLEDSTAVP